One segment of Erigeron canadensis isolate Cc75 chromosome 2, C_canadensis_v1, whole genome shotgun sequence DNA contains the following:
- the LOC122589871 gene encoding allene oxide cyclase, chloroplastic-like isoform X1, with protein sequence MATTSAAFQTISYLKLSRTTAAATAAGAPSLLSFKNSVSPVFCQKLTTATNSSGSRRSLTIKSQALPSPDSSRPSKVHELCVYEINERDRGSPAYLRLGQKPVNSLGDLVPFTNKVYSADLQKRLGITAGICILIKNMPEVKGDRYEAIYSFHLGDYGQIAVQGAYITTEDTYLTVTGGTGIFAGAYGQVKLQQLVFPFKLFYTFYLQGLSADLPSELLVTPVPPSPAVEASPAAKAAEAGATGPNYSD encoded by the exons atggcTACTACTTCAGCTGCTTTTCAAACAATCTCATATCTGAAGCTATCCCGGACCACGGCTGCCGCCACGGCCGCCGGAGCTCCATCACTACTTTCATTCAAGAACTCTGTTAGCCCAGTTTTCTGTCAGAAGCTGACCACTGCCACGAATAGCTCCGGCAGCCGAAGATCGTTGACAATTAAAAGTCAAGCCCTCCCATCACCAGATTCTTCAAGACCCA GTAAAGTTCATGAACTGTGTGTGTATGAGATCAATGAAAGAGACCGTGGCAGTCCAGCGTATCTCCGGTTGGGTCAAAAACCTGTTAATTCACTTGGCGATCTTGTTCCCTTCACCAACAAA GTATACAGTGCGGATCTACAAAAACGACTAGGGATCACAGCCGGAATATGTATTCTGATCAAAAACATGCCGGAAGTAAAAGGTGACAGATACGAAGCTATCTACAGCTTTCACTTAGGCGATTACGGGCAGATAGCCGTACAAGGTGCTTACATCACAACTGAAGACACTTACCTGACTGTCACCGGCGGCACCGGGATCTTCGCCGGAGCATATGGTCAAGTCAAGCTTCAGCAGCTAGTCTTTCCCTTTAAGTTGTTCTATACTTTTTACTTGCAAGGCTTGTCTGCTGACTTGCCGTCGGAGTTGCTGGTGACTCCGGTACCACCTTCTCCGGCGGTGGAAGCGTCACCGGCGGCTAAGGCAGCTGAGGCTGGTGCTACTGGTCCTAATTATTCTGATTAG
- the LOC122589871 gene encoding allene oxide cyclase, chloroplastic-like isoform X2: MAAASASLQTISSSLRISRTSRTTAAAGSPSLLSFKSSVSPVFSQKLTTTMKSSGSQRSLTVKSQATSPDSSTPSKVQQLCVYEINERDRGSPAYLRLGQKPVNSLGDLVPFTNKVYSADLEKRLGITAGICILIKNMPEVKGDRYEAIYSFHLGDYGQIAVQGAYITTEDTYLTVTGGTGIFAGAYGQVKLQQLVFPFKLFYTFYLQGLSADLPSELLVTPVPPSPAVEASPAAKAAEAGATGPNYSD, translated from the exons ATGGCTGCTGCTTCAGCTTCTTTGCAAACAATCTCATCATCTTTGAGGATATCACGTACCAGCCgaaccaccgccgccgccggaTCTCCGTCACTACTTTCATTCAAGAGCTCTGTTAGCCCAGTTTTCTCTCAGAAGCTGACCACTACTATGAAGAGCTCTGGCAGCCAAAGATCGTTGACTGTTAAAAGTCAAGCCACATCACCAGATTCTTCAACACCGA GTAAAGTTCAACAACTGTGTGTGTATGAGATCAATGAAAGAGACCGTGGCAGTCCAGCGTATCTCCGGTTGGGTCAAAAACCTGTTAATTCACTTGGCGATCTTGTTCCCTTCACCAACAAA GTCTACAGTGCGGATCTTGAAAAAAGACTAGGGATCACAGCCGGAATATGTATTCTGATCAAAAACATGCCGGAAGTAAAAGGTGACAGATACGAAGCTATCTACAGCTTTCACTTAGGCGATTACGGGCAGATAGCCGTACAAGGTGCTTACATCACAACTGAAGACACTTACCTGACTGTCACCGGCGGCACCGGGATCTTCGCCGGAGCATATGGTCAAGTCAAGCTTCAGCAGCTAGTCTTTCCCTTTAAGTTGTTCTATACTTTTTACTTGCAAGGCTTGTCTGCTGACTTGCCGTCGGAGTTGCTGGTGACTCCGGTACCACCTTCTCCGGCGGTGGAAGCGTCACCGGCGGCTAAGGCAGCTGAGGCTGGTGCTACTGGTCCTAATTATTCTGATTAG
- the LOC122589871 gene encoding allene oxide cyclase, chloroplastic-like isoform X3: protein MATTSAAFQTISYLKLSRTTAAATAAGAPSLLSFKNSVSPVFCQKLTTATNSSGSRRSLTIKSQALPSPDSSRPSKVQQLCVYEINERDRGSPAYLRLGQKPVNSLGDLVPFTNKVYSADLEKRLGITAGICILIKNMPEVKGDRYEAIYSFHLGDYGQIAVQGAYITTEDTYLTVTGGTGIFAGAYGQVKLQQLVFPFKLFYTFYLQGLSADLPSELLVTPVPPSPAVEASPAAKAAEAGATGPNYSD, encoded by the exons atggcTACTACTTCAGCTGCTTTTCAAACAATCTCATATCTGAAGCTATCCCGGACCACGGCTGCCGCCACGGCCGCCGGAGCTCCATCACTACTTTCATTCAAGAACTCTGTTAGCCCAGTTTTCTGTCAGAAGCTGACCACTGCCACGAATAGCTCCGGCAGCCGAAGATCGTTGACAATTAAAAGTCAAGCCCTCCCATCACCAGATTCTTCAAGACCCA GTAAAGTTCAACAACTGTGTGTGTATGAGATCAATGAAAGAGACCGTGGCAGTCCAGCGTATCTCCGGTTGGGTCAAAAACCTGTTAATTCACTTGGCGATCTTGTTCCCTTCACCAACAAA GTCTACAGTGCGGATCTTGAAAAAAGACTAGGGATCACAGCCGGAATATGTATTCTGATCAAAAACATGCCGGAAGTAAAAGGTGACAGATACGAAGCTATCTACAGCTTTCACTTAGGCGATTACGGGCAGATAGCCGTACAAGGTGCTTACATCACAACTGAAGACACTTACCTGACTGTCACCGGCGGCACCGGGATCTTCGCCGGAGCATATGGTCAAGTCAAGCTTCAGCAGCTAGTCTTTCCCTTTAAGTTGTTCTATACTTTTTACTTGCAAGGCTTGTCTGCTGACTTGCCGTCGGAGTTGCTGGTGACTCCGGTACCACCTTCTCCGGCGGTGGAAGCGTCACCGGCGGCTAAGGCAGCTGAGGCTGGTGCTACTGGTCCTAATTATTCTGATTAG